Proteins encoded together in one Impatiens glandulifera chromosome 1, dImpGla2.1, whole genome shotgun sequence window:
- the LOC124920967 gene encoding gem-associated protein 2-like produces MEDVKDFAGNMDVAGTTTHERDEDSSSLVDDREPNDASKSILIDNEELEVIKQQNDAAISESSVKCELLDEIAVGGKSEAVMLQVSSYNTTDSTSNIHMMNKESNEKNKGSKTYSREEIEALRFVDTEAQTKIWTDVYLALQMNVRNEYDRLVPGDSRNQSSSSNLDHRNKQFRQKEGNHQGSRNEMKSSNAHDFEHEEYTEEYDSDDDYVSIQRPAFYVTGEPDFESGPPEDGFEYLRRVRWETSRVPKVKVAKLERNKLKEQTVYMPKIPEIAKCPEHLLPNKQWEDAFLADFSDLRLVLSRLEDSGTEVAAAKLFPKEENINKLLENDITVVQQDFENIMTTEENSNSVCETLDSSASPDNTPLSEEKNDSLNLESSNIKPSSCAQNSSPTMSAIMKMDCVARVSMLRKRISLLENANAISRNDCVWLFALCAAVDTPFDADTSASVRSLLRKICSLRAEKIDMDDDDDMVVMLNILATIAGRYFGQAEY; encoded by the exons ATGGAGGATGTGAAGGATTTTGCGGGAAACATGGATGTTGCTGGTACAACAACACACGAGAGAGATGAAGACTCGTCTTCCCTAGTTGATGATAGGGAGCCAAACGATGcttcaaaatcaattttgaTTGATAACGAAGAATTGGAGGTTATAAAGCAGCAGAATGATGCTGCTATTAGTGAAAGCTCAGTAAAATGTGAACTGCTTGATGAAATCGCCGTCGGTGGTAAGTCTGAAGCAGTGATGCTCCAAGTATCAAGTTATAACACTACAGATTCAACGAGCAACATTCACATGATGAACAAAGAAtcaaatgaaaagaataaagGCTCTAAAACGTACTCAAGAGAGGAGATTGAGGCGCTTCGATTTGTAGACACGGAAGCACAAACCAAAATTTGGACTGATGTATACCTAGCCCTTCAAATGAATGTCAGGAATGAGTATGACCGTTTGGTTCCTGGAGATTCTCGAAATCAGTCGTCGTCTTCCAATCTTGATCACCGTAATAAACAGTTCCGGCAAAAGGAAGGCAATCACCAGGGTTCAA gaaatgaaatgaaaagcTCAAATGCCCATGATTTTGAGCATGAAGAGTACACTGAAGAATATGACAGTGATGATGATTATGTTAGCATTCAGAGACCTGCCTTTTATGTGACGGGTGAACCTGATTTTGAATCTGGACCTCCGGAAGATGGATTCGAGTATCTTAGGAGAGTaag GTGGGAGACATCAAGGGTTCCGAAAGTAAAAGTTGCCAAGCtggaaagaaataaacttaaagaGCAGACTGTTTATATGCCAAAAATTCCTGAAATAGCTAAATGCCCTGAGCACTTACTGCCTAATAAACAATGGGAGGATGCTTTTCTAGCTGATTTCTCAGATCTAAGACTG GTTCTGTCAAGATTGGAAGATTCTGGTACTGAAGTTGCTGCTGCTAAGTTGTTCCCCAAGGAAGAAAACATCAATAAGCTTCTTGAAAACGACATTACTGTTGTCCAACAAGACTTTGAAAACATAATGACTACAGAAGAAAACAGCAACAGCGTGTGCGAGACTCTCGATTCTTCTGCATCTCCTGATAATACACCATTATCGGAGGAGAAAAATGATAGTCTTAATCTGGAAAGCTCAAACATTAAACCATCAAGTTGTGCTCAAAATAGTAGTCCCACTATGTCGGCAATTATGAAGATGGATTGTGTAGCTAGGGTTTCGATGTTGAGGAAAAGGATAAGCTTGTTGGAGAATGCTAATGCAATTTCAAGGAATGATTGTGTTTGGTTGTTTGCTCTTTGTGCTGCTGTTGATACTCCATTTGATGCCGACACTTCTGCTTCTGTTCGAAGTCTGCTTAGAAAGATTTGCAGCTTAAGAGCCGAGAAAATCGACATGGATGATGACGATGATATGGTTGTTATGCTCAATATCTTGGCAACAATTGCAGGTAGATATTTTGGACAAGCTGAATATTGA